In Juglans regia cultivar Chandler chromosome 13, Walnut 2.0, whole genome shotgun sequence, the DNA window CCTTACTGAGCCCGGGGAAGGGACCTCGAAACAATACAAGATAGATCAACTAGCCTATActcaatgggctaagaaaagtCAGTGCGCACGCATAATAATGTTAATCAGCTTGCACAATGATATAATTTGTGAGTTTGAGATCTATGACACTGCTCAAAGCATGTGGGAggctttgaagttgaagtttggtggaacttTAGCCACTAGGTTGTGTGGGCTAACCatgaggtttgactcctataagatgcgctCTGACCACATGATGAAGCAGCATCTTAGGGCTATGTCAACCATGATCCGCAAACTTAAGTCGGCAGGAAACAACCTGACTGATGAACAGCAAGTCCAGGTAGTGATAAGTTCACTGCCGAATTCTTGggagaatatgagccagaacCTAACAcataacgagaatatcaaagactttgatgatgtctcgcgtcacttggaattggaggctgaGTGCTTAGAGGCTGCCAAGCCTAATCACACGGCCAATGTGGATGATTCTGGTTTACGTaaggcatcaaggcctaagcgcaagaagtTCAAGAATGGGGTAGTtgctggacaaattaagaaggtgtcaGGAACTTCTTAGTGCAACAAGAGGGGCAAGCGCGGGAAGAACAAGTCAaaattagagtgcttcaactgtggaaagaatgaccacttcgctcgtgactgcactgagccgaagaaggtacactttgacttttctcgcattgtttttgtaactagccatgtgatggttgctcactcctatcATGTGTGAACTGTTGATTCAGGAGAGACCGAACACATAGCGCGAGACAGAGTCGGATTTGTGGAGTATCGCCGGATTCCAACTGGGAGCTGTGAAGTCAAGGTGGGGAATGAAGCTAGCGTGGAGGTACTgggacttggtacctacaagctgGACTTGCGGGGTGGCCGCACTCTTTTCCTCCACAATGTGCTATACACTCCCGAgatccgacgaaacttactttctgtagtcactctattaagacttggttttcgaattgtatttgaaaacaattatgtttccttttatttgggtCATGTGTTTTATGGTAATGCTTTTCTTCAATgcggttttatgattttgaatttggattattcaaatataaatgagtctattgcttttttttctacatctgataatttggattcatataaatggcatgctaggcttggccatatagggcaaTATAGAATGACTAggttagctagagaaggccTAATAGGCAATCACACTAAGGTCATCTTGCCCAAatgtgaacattgtctaatgggaaAAGCTAAGAGAAAACCGTTTGGAAAAGCCACTAGGACAtcttttccactgcaattagtccactcagatatctgtggtccaatgagtgtgagggcaagacacggaggtgtctacttcatcacatttatagattaTTTTTCACATTATGGTCATGTTTACTTAATCTCCCATAAGTCTGAAGCATTGGAATGCTTTACCCGATATAtaagaatggttgagaatcGGTTAGATAAGAGTTTAAAAACTCTAAGAACTAACCGAggacgagaatatctctctgagcaatttaaaaggctctgtgatgaaaaaggaatcaaatGACAGTTGACGATTGGTGTAGATTTGCAGTTAAGAGGTTACAGTGATGCCGATTGGTGCAGCGACCTAGATGAGCGCAAATCAACCACTTGGTATATCTTTCTGCTCAACCAATGAGCCATTACATGGAGTAGCAAGAAACAACCCTGTATAGCTTTATTCATCATGGAGGCAGAATACGTAGCTTGTTCTGCAGCAATTCAAGAAGCTGTTTGGTTACGGaggttcctcaagcatttagacATTGGCATGGATACTTCAGATCCGGTGACGATATTCTGCGATAGCATGGTAGCTCTCGCATATActaaggactcaaagtatcatggaagaaccaaacacatagatatcagatatctctacatcagagacatggtagcgcaaaaggaagtggttctgaaaCACCTTTCTACGAGTCGCATGGTTGCTGATCCCTTAACGAAGCCTATAGCAAGAGATGTCTTCGAGGCTCATAttaggaatctaggactgcgtagaatgtaaatgtaatttgtgtttcaaatgacattaagatgtaacatttcctttgggatattaatacaatatgattcagttcttgtctttatcgtattgttttttaatacacacacaagatatgtcaacaggcttagatcggctcactcacacgagcgatcgcctctAGTGCTTAAGTAACGAGTAGAGATGAAACATTgtgtccctaggtacttgtccaaagggataagttggttgacacaaagttatgtcgccttagtgAGAGCTAAGATGAGATCCATTGATAggactatgcatgggttaccccCCCATCCATGTAGCCTGTAGTAAGCCAGATGCAAGTTTCTATTTGACGCCTTGAAGACGTACAAATAGAGGAATTCGAGTTAGACGCTTAAGGAGCGGctagactaagatctgtacTGTGTAaatatagacatatgctctttaagaaagagaaatctACCATAACATGTGTTTCactatatgtgcttatacgaccatatgagtaagtgagtaaaatgtttccctctttctcactatgtgagtctcattttttttaaatgtcatttacttttgactatgtcacgagatggaggttgtgatgtctGCTAGTTTGGCATGCTGTATATGATcatgattgatacggtctaaagatgcattgttgggaaagcggttcgaccaaaattgagtgatatGAGTGCAAATGGAAGACTATTCGATATCGTATCTACGATAGTGTTTGCTGGCGTCAAAATAATGACGCTACATCTTCGTAGCGGctaaaggttgtgaacacattgaaatatttggaggtagtcaatcaagagggttcgaaaatgcttgatcttgatgCGATCAAATGAGTCTAGGACATGACCAGACACTTTATGGATGTTACTATGCTGATATTCTCTAGGAGAGATTTGGTGTATGTActtaggggtgattaacggtccggtcggaccgaacggaccgaccggaccgaccgtttcggtccggaccgagacttagaccggtccggtccggtccatattttagaggaccgaaatcattcggtccggtccaaggtccacagttttttcggaccggaccggaccgaatgaaaaattaaaaaaaaaaaatattttttatatataataattgtacaattaacaatataaatttttaaatatattattaatacttgttaatattctataaattaacaatattttatatatatcttcatttaacctatcactattaacaatgtaaaattttaaatatactattaacacttgttaatattctatgaattaataaatatataatatcaattagttaattatatagtaattatataaattaataatataattttcatctaatttattatcattgaccatataaaatatttttttattgagtttgttacataatccacattaataagtcacttaatttaatttagtattttaaataaatttttttattaattattaaaaaaaaaaaaaaagagggcggaccgactggaccggaccggaccggaccggaccgatagctatcggtccggtccggtccctatgggtgttcggtccgtccggtccggaaaaataatggaccgaaaattttcggtccatcgccggaccggaccggaccggaccgaaccgacccgtttgcagccctataTGTACTCACTCATTTCTTCAGATATGCTTGGTGGTCGCACGacctatttatttgtatgaacaaAATTGAGAACGTTAGAGAGATGCTGACCTGAGGTCATGCCCACTGTGTGCGAGTGAGAGAtgttagatggaggggcgcccacatGGGGCTTACCCCCTCCTGCAGTGTAACGCAAGCCAGGCCAGCCGTGTATAGGTGGActatatagtcctcctcaattgtgttttggcaccatctgatacacaaaagaaaactctttttttttgttttctcttgataaaatatttaggctGTGGATTTGTTAAGTATTACTCTAATTtgatactacgtagtacactttctTCACTAAGTGGAAACGCTTGGAATTTATCAATCTGAAAAAACTTGTGAAGCAATTTTATAAGCCGAGTTTAAGGTACTTTTCTGCTGTGCATTCTAACGGTTGCAATTGTATCCGCACTAAATGACAGTTTTGGGAATATATGTACAAAGCATTTGAAGATCCATCGCTGGCTGGTGGGCGGGCGGGCTATGGGATGGGAACTGTGATATGAAACTAGAGCAGCTTCTTTacccatctcttttttttttttttttttttcaaccttcAGGTATGGAGTTTCATTCGTTATCCTACTTTCTACGTATTTATACTTGTATGTTTAtacgtatttaaaaaaaaaagcccataGCCATTCATAGAAAGGCCTCGATGAGTCGATATCCCCCCACCGGCACCAGGCAGCCCAAAAAGGGGGccgaagaaaagaaaatgtaaacgAATCCAACGGCCATAATCGTCTCATCCGCAGGACAAAGCTAGATCATTCCGGAAGCCTCCACGTGTCACATCACCAAACTCTCCCTCATAAaccctcctcttcttctccccTTTATTATCTACTCTTTCGAACGAAGCTGGGAGGTTCAACTTCAACCTCCACCACAACAACACGGTTccctcttcctccttcctccgCTTTACCTTTCCCAAgtcctattttttttcttctttttctttgttcttctcTGCAAGTCTTTCTCCATGGCTTCTTCCACTGCTCAAATCCATGGCCTCGGTACTACCGCTTCCTTCAGGAAGAAATCCCTTCATCCCAATTTCTCATCGTCTTCCAGAGGCTTCTTCTTCGGGCAGAGGCTAATCAATACCGCGTCCTTCCCCAGACTCAGAGCTGCCGCTAAGGTGCGCCCGTTGAGGGTGGTGAACGAGAAGGTGGTGGGGATCGATCTGGGGACGACCAACTCGGCGGTGGCGGCTATGGAGGGAGGTAAGCCGACAATAGTTACGAACGCGGAGGGCCAGCGTACCACACCCTCCGTGGTCGCCTACACCAAGAATGGGGACAGGCTGGTGGGTCAGATCGCCAAGCGCCAGGCCGTTGTGAACCCTGAGAACACCTTCTTCTCCGTCAAGCGGTTCATTGGGAGGAAGATGTCCGAGGTGGACGAGGAGAGCAAGCAGGTCTCCTACCGGGTCGTCAGGGACGAGAATGGCAATGTCAAGTTGGAGTGCCCCGCAATCGGAAAGCAGTTCGCTGCCGAGGAAATATCCGCCCAGGTAAATATCTCTTGGTCATGGCTTTTCCTTGTTGCTTCTTATACGCTGGTTGAATTTTTGGTTTGTGGGAACGGGGGAACTGGTGTTAAAATTTGGGTTTATTGGGCTTGGGTTTGTAGTTTCTGGCGATGGGTTTcggggcttttttttttttttttggtttatgggCATGTTGGATTGTTTTAAGATGTATGGTGCTTGGTTTATCCTTATGACGATGGAGGACTTTGTGTTAGATGTGGACATTTGGGCCGTGATTTTGGCTTGGGATTGTGGTGTTTTGGTgaagggaatttttttttgatagttaaaaagagatttttttgGTGAAGGGATtgctttgaaatttttgtttttggatatgTCTGATTAGTTACAAGATGTTGAAGCGAGAAAATTTGGAATTCATTGTTCGCGTTTTTTAAGAATCTTTGAAATGGGAAACTTATGTTAAGTGAGAACTTGATTCAATTGACGTGGATGTGGCATGGCTTGCAAATTTATTTGAGTTTTGTCCAAGGTTTTTGATATTAGGCAGACTCTTGTTTAATATTTTCCAGAATTTTATTGGTACTTGTATCTTTATGTTTGGTAGAACTTAGGGTATACGGTGATTATACTCATAAAAAAGGAGCTTGGGGTATATGGTGATTAACGTTTCTTTCATGCAGTGTGTGGTGATTGTTGCTGTGAATTTGGaccttttgtttggttttggataTTTGTCTTGTTACTGATTTCTCTAtcttttaggttttgaggaagcTTGTGGATGATGCTTCAAAGTTTTTGAATGATAAAGTTACCAAAGCTGTGGTAACAGTGCCTGCTTACTTCAATGATTCCCAAAGGACAGCAACAAGGGATGCTGGTCGTATTGCTGGTTTAGAAGTTCTTAGAATCATCAATGAACCAACTGCTGCTTCATTAGCATATGggtttgaaaagaagaataatgaGACCATCTTGGTGTTTGACCTTGGTGGGGGTACTTTTGACGTTTCAGGTACCACCACCATTTCTAAACATATGTAAATTCTCTTCCCACGTACGTTAGTGCATTGTTACAGTTCTAGTTCTTTTTTTCGTGTCTACATAACATGCACTGTATTATAACATTTCTGAGAATTAATTGTTCTTTTTTCATTGCAGTGCTTGAGGTTGGCGATGGAGTCTTTGAAGTGCTTTCTACTTCTGGAGACACTCATTTGGGTGGTGACGATTTTGACAAGGTCAGGATCTTTTTGCTTCTTCCCCCTTCTTCTGGCCCGATTAATTCTCccctcttttgttttcattatccTTTATttggaaagggaaaaaaagggcTTAGGAATTGTATTGTGATACATTTGTGTTTAATATTACTGAATACATGCAGAGAGTTGTCGATTGGCTTGCTGCAAGTTTCAAGAGAGATGAAGGAATAGATCTGTTGAAGGACAAACAAGCTCTTCAGCGGCTAACAGAGACTGCTGAGAAAGCTAAGATGGAGCTGTCATCTTTAACCCAGACAAATATTAGGTATTTTGATTGTCTCTAATTATTTTGTCGAtcaatcctctctctctctctctctctctctctctctctctcccaggCGTGAGTGGGTGTGTGTCTGTTGGAGGTCCTACTGAAGTTCAATTGTTAAAATCTTGTCTTTTTCCAGTTTGCCTTTCATTACTGCCACTGCAGACGGCCCCAAGCATATTGAAACCACCCTCACTAGGGCCAAGTTTGAGGAATTGTGTTCTGACCTTCTTGACAGGTACCTCCCATTCTTTCAAAACTACaaacatgcttttatttttacttttcatcATTGCATGGTATTGTTAATTACACCCCAGTTTTTGGGCTCACTTAATTTGTAGTCCATGGTTGGGGTTTGATATTGAGAAGGTTTTCTAGCAGActtctttttattgtttctgttttatttttttggtagcTCTTTGCTTCAACATTTTCAGACTGTGATTATATTTCAGGCTTAAAACACCAGTTGAAAATTCCTTGAGGGATGCTAAACTCTCCTTCAAAGATTTAGATGAGGTGATCCTTGTTGGAGGATCAACTCGTATTCCAGCTGTTCAGGAGCTTGTGAAGAAGATGACCGGGAAAGATCCCAACGTGACAGTTAATCCTGATGAAGTCGTTGCCTTGGGAGCTGCAGTTCAGGTCAGCTACTCTAGGATTTCAcatttatgaaatatgttatgTCCATTGTCGTGATAATTTCACCTATTATTGTTGGAATGTAGTGTATGATCAAACTAAATGTTATGCAATAATCTTTTCTAGTGTTCTGCTTGCTGAGATTGTGGAACTGACATTGTTTGTTGTTTGATTCATGTGTGGAAATCTGATTCTAGGCTGGTGTTTTGTCTGGGGATGTCAGTGACATCGTGCTTTTGGATGTGACACCGTTGTCACTAGGACTAGAAACCCTCGGTGGTGTAATGACAAAGATCATCCCAAGAAATACTACCCTGCCGACCTCCAAGTCAGAGGTGTTCTCCACAGCTGCAGATGGACAGACCAGTGTTGAGATAAATGTTCTCCAAGGCGAGCGAGAGTTTGTTAGGGACAACAAATCTCTTGGTAGCTTCCGTCTAGATGGTATCCCACCTGCTCCTCGTGGGGTCCCTCAAATTGAAGTAAAATTTGACATTGATGCCAATGGTATACTCTCAGTCACTGCTGTTGACAAGGGAACAGGAAAGAAGCAAGACATTACAATTACCGGTGCCAGCACCTTGCCCACTGATGAGGTatgctataatataaattgTAGGTGAATAGTATAGTGAAGtttatatcaattaatttatgatgTACTTGGAACTGCAGCGAGAGCTGCTAGTTACAAGGAACTCTTTTTGGGTTTCGTAGCATTAGGTCAAAAGCTGAAAGGTACTGAGTTGAAATGTGTCTGAAATGTTCAGGTGGAGAAAATGGTCAGGGAAGCCGAGAAGTTTGCAAAGGAAGACAAGGAAAAGAGAGATGCCATCGACACAAAGAACCAGGCTGATTCTGTTGTCTACCAAACTGAGAAGCAGCTGAAGGAGCTGGGAGATAAGGTTCCAGGCCCAGTGAAGGAGAAGGTGGAGGCAAAACTTGGGGAGCTCAAGGATGCAATTTCAGGGGGTTCAACCCAAGCGATTAAGGATGCCATGGCAGCCCTTAATCAGGAAGTTATGCAGCTTGGCCAGTCCCTTTACAACCAACCAGGTGCTCCTGGTGCCGGTGCCGGTGCTGGCACTGGGCCTGGGCCTGCACCTGGTGGTGAATCTGGCCCTTCAGAATCATCCGGCAAGGGACCTGATGG includes these proteins:
- the LOC108988901 gene encoding stromal 70 kDa heat shock-related protein, chloroplastic-like; the encoded protein is MASSTAQIHGLGTTASFRKKSLHPNFSSSSRGFFFGQRLINTASFPRLRAAAKVRPLRVVNEKVVGIDLGTTNSAVAAMEGGKPTIVTNAEGQRTTPSVVAYTKNGDRLVGQIAKRQAVVNPENTFFSVKRFIGRKMSEVDEESKQVSYRVVRDENGNVKLECPAIGKQFAAEEISAQVLRKLVDDASKFLNDKVTKAVVTVPAYFNDSQRTATRDAGRIAGLEVLRIINEPTAASLAYGFEKKNNETILVFDLGGGTFDVSVLEVGDGVFEVLSTSGDTHLGGDDFDKRVVDWLAASFKRDEGIDLLKDKQALQRLTETAEKAKMELSSLTQTNISLPFITATADGPKHIETTLTRAKFEELCSDLLDRLKTPVENSLRDAKLSFKDLDEVILVGGSTRIPAVQELVKKMTGKDPNVTVNPDEVVALGAAVQAGVLSGDVSDIVLLDVTPLSLGLETLGGVMTKIIPRNTTLPTSKSEVFSTAADGQTSVEINVLQGEREFVRDNKSLGSFRLDGIPPAPRGVPQIEVKFDIDANGILSVTAVDKGTGKKQDITITGASTLPTDEVEKMVREAEKFAKEDKEKRDAIDTKNQADSVVYQTEKQLKELGDKVPGPVKEKVEAKLGELKDAISGGSTQAIKDAMAALNQEVMQLGQSLYNQPGAPGAGAGAGTGPGPAPGGESGPSESSGKGPDGDVIDADFTDSK